A window from Lytechinus pictus isolate F3 Inbred chromosome 9, Lp3.0, whole genome shotgun sequence encodes these proteins:
- the LOC135155477 gene encoding uncharacterized protein LOC135155477, producing MALRRKSSSPSKNLTCPLCFDIFVEASILPTCGHTFCRGCLRNYGQAHPNNNHMVCPVCRKVSKFTSGKRSDDFPPNVTVNGCIDDYNAKKRETRPKCNACRRQRDAELFCKTCDRYLCDRCVTGHQEMAFIFEGHETVPIEDVIDQSAKKDCTPKQEDKKSGTRPKCNACRRQRDAHSVCKTCDKYLCKKCVAGHHEMAFLFEGHEIVPIEGGKGKKKGCKRKPEQSPRPNLGSNTRSDPKLSVIKRVTLPAFALVWGMTRYSDDSVGIPFGKVGFGAAVINSDGREQQWPYPNTRNGLEYFYLIIQEDRSLCLSTGNSEAHVYSPDGSKKSTIHVNDNGKFLTLNRSPSDEIIITNAGKQVYIYDPTGSTLKHAVQTRNRTGQAAATRSGLIVASSCCFFPRVLTVYDRDGNAGESLQAPDGVGLYAAVDEQDRVYVASVDMQNRRVVIRLYDLDDLNLKERVEFNALDLKVMNSTWCYLVSLSPEMLAFACMNHLYFIKVSLE from the exons ATGGCTTTGAGAAGGAAATCTTCTAGCCCTTCAAAAAACTTGACATGCCCACTTTGCTTCGATATCTTCGTCGAGGCAAGCATTCTTCCGACATGTGGGCACACTTTCTGTCGGGGGTGCCTAAGGAACTACGGACAAGCCCATCCAAATAATAACCACATGGTGTGCCCAGTCTGCAGGAAGGTCTCCAAGTTTACTTCTGGAAAACGTTCTGATGATTTCCCTCCTAATGTGACGGTCAACGGATGCATAGACGACTACAACGCAAAAAAGAGGGAGACTCGTCCTAAATGCAATGCTTGCAGACGACAGAGGGATGCCGAGTTATTCTGCAAGACCTGCGACAGGTATTTGTGTGATAGGTGTGTGACTGGTCATCAAGAAATGGCTTTTATTTTTGAAGGTCATGAGACTGTTCCCATTGAGGATGTCATTGATCAATCTGCTAAAAAAGACTGCACCCCCAAACAAGAGGACAAAAAGAGTGGAACACGTCCAAAATGCAATGCTTGCAGACGACAAAGGGATGCCCACTCAGTCTGCAAAACCTGCGACAAGTACCTGTGTAAGAAGTGTGTAGCGGGTCATCATGAGATGGCTTTTCTTTTTGAAGGTCATGAGATTGTTCCAATAGAGGGTGGCAAGGGGAAG AAGAAAGGGTGCAAGCGCAAACCTGAACAGAGTCCTCGTCCCAACCTCGGCAGCAACACAAGATCAGATCCCAAGTTAAGTGTCATTAAACGTGTAACTCTACCAGCATTTGCATTGGTGTGGGGAATGACGCGGTACTCTGATGACAGCGTGGGTATCCCGTTTGGGAAGGTTGGATTCGGTGCAGCTGTAATCAATTCAGATGGtagagagcagcaatggccgtaCCCGAACACACGTAATGGCCTGGAgtatttttatcttattataCAGGAAGACAGGTCACTATGCCTATCGACGGGTAATTCAGAAGCACACGTATATTCTCCCGATGGATCTAAGAAATCAACCATTCACGTGAATGACAATGGCAAATTTCTCACCCTTAACAGGAGTCCATCAgatgaaatcatcattactaacgctGGAAAACAAGTTTACATCTATGACCCGACAGGATCCACTCTCAAACACGCTGTTCAAACAAGAAACAGGACCGGTCAGGCAGCAGCCACCAGGTCGGGTTTGATCGTCGCGAGCTCATGTTGTTTCTTTCCAAGGGTGTTAACAGTCTATGACAGGGATGGGAATGCCGGTGAGTCTCTTCAAGCTCCAGATGGTGTCGGCCTGTATGCCGCCGTGGATGAGCAGGACAGGGTGTATGTAGCGAGTGTTGACATGCAGAATAGGAGAGTTGTAATAAGGCTCTATGATCTTGACGATCTGAACCTGAAGGAAAGAGTTGAATTCAATGCGCTCGATTTGAAAGTGATGAATTCAACGTGGTGTTACCTGGTTTCCCTTTCACCCGAAATGCTTGCATTTGCTTGTATGAATCACTTGTATTTCATCAAAGTATCACTAGAATAA
- the LOC129268879 gene encoding uncharacterized protein LOC129268879, with translation MCEKCVAGHHEMAFLFEGHEIVPIEVGKGEEKGCKNADNPRPDLSSISGSDPKMEVIRCVKLRGWAWGMTRYLGERVAIGYGWHAMKIDIIDSTGRMQQYQNIRSDKYSDLVFLQDKSLCLATDESDNASNNEVNIYSPNGSKKSTIQVRDEVGSFRLTRGPSDEIVITQLAADRVYIYDPTGSILKRFQAIHRIGQAIVTRSGLIVTSSCFAHPNEVRVYDRHGNAGKSINAPEGVYLGMYAAVDEQDRVYVASIDRENGEVGIRLYDLDVNNLDLVERIVFPTLHLAMTSNLSSFVCLSHDMLALACGWNLYFISASCISDS, from the exons ATGTGTGAGAAGTGCGTAGCGGGTCATCACGAGATGGCTTTTCTTTTTGAAGGTCATGAGATTGTTCCAATAGAGGTTGGCAAGGGGGAG GAGAAGGGGTGCAAGAATGCGGACAATCCTCGTCCTGACCTTAGCAGCATCTCAGGATCAGATCCCAAGATGGAAGTCATTCGGTGTGTAAAGCTACGGGGATGGGCGTGGGGAATGACGAGGTACTTGGGCGAACGTGTGGCTATCGGATATGGGTGGCATGCCATGAAAATAGATATCATTGATTCAACTGGTAGAATGCAACAGTACCAGAACATACGTAGTGACAAGTATAGCGATCTTGTATTTCTCCAAGACAAGTCCCTATGCCTTGCAACGGATGAAAGCGATAATGCCAGCAATAACGAGGTAAACATATATTCTCCAAATGGATCTAAGAAATCAACCATCCAGGTGAGAGACGAAGTTGGCAGTTTCAGACTTACCAGAGGGCCATCAGATGAAATCGTCATTACTCAGCTAGCTGCAGATCGAGTCTACATCTACGACCCTACAGGGTCTATTCTCAAACGCTTTCAAGCAATACACAGGATCGGCCAGGCAATTGTGACCAGGTCGGGTTTGATCGTCACGAGTTCATGTTTTGCCCATCCAAACGAGGTGAGGGTCTATGACAGACATGGCAACGCTGGTAAGTCAATAAACGCTCCAGAGGGCGTCTACTTGGGGATGTACGCTGCCGTGGATGAGCAAGACAGGGTGTATGTAGCCAGCATTGATAGGGAGAATGGTGAGGTGGGTATCAGGCTCTATGATCTCGATGTTAATAATCTGGACCTGGTGGAAAGAATCGTGTTCCCTACACTCCATTTGGCAATGACTAGTAATTTGAGTAGCTTCGTTTGCCTCTCACACGACATGCTTGCACTTGCTTGTGGGTGGAACTTGTATTTTATCAGCGCGTCATGTATCTCAGACTCTTGA